CTACCAGAGCACCCCTTCTCCCGAAGTTACGGGGTCATTTTGCCGAGTTCCTTAACGAGAGTTCTCTCGCTCACCTTAGGATTCTCTCCTCGCCTACCTGTGTCGGTTTGCGGTACGGGCACCTTTTTCCTCGCTAGAGGCTTTTCTTGGCAGTGTGGAATCAGGAACTTCGCTACTATAATTCGCTCGCTGTCACAGCTCAGCCTTCACGATGATGGGATTTGCCTCATCATCAGCCTAACTGCTTAGACGCACATATCCAGCAGTGCGCTTACCCTATCCTCCTGCGTCCCCCCATTGCTCAAACGGAAAAGAGGTGGTACAGGAATATCAACCTGTTGTCCATCGTCTACGCCTATCGGCCTCGACTTAGGTCCCGACTAACCCTGAGCGGACGAGCCTTCCTCAGGAAACCTTAGGCATTCGGTGGATGGGATTCTCACCCATCTTTCGCTACTCATACCGGCATTCTCACTTCTAAGCACTCCACCAGTCCTTACGGTCTAGCTTCGCAGTCCTTAGAACGCTCTCCTACCACTGACACCTAGAGGTGTCAATCCACAGCTTCGGTGATACGTTTAGCCCCGGTACATTTTCGGCGCAGAGTCACTCGACCAGTGAGCTATTACGCACTCTTTAAATGGTGGCTGCTTCTAAGCCAACATCCTGGTTGTCTAAGCAACTCCACATCCTTTTCCACTTAACGTATACTTTGGGACCTTAGCTGGTGGTCTGGGCTGTTTCCCTTTCGACTACGGATCTTATCACTCGCAGTCTGACTCCCATGGATAAGTCTTTGGCATTCGGAGTTTGTCTGAATTCGGTAACCCGATGAGGGCCCCTAGTCCAAACAGTGCTCTACCTCCAAGACTCTTACACATGAGGCTAGCCCTAAAGCTATTTCGGAGAGAACCAGCTATCTCCAAGTTCGATTGGAATTTCTCCGCTACCCACACCTCATCCCCGCACTTTTCAACGTGCGTGGGTTCGGACCTCCATTCAGTGTTACCTGAACTTCATCCTGGACATGGGTAGATCACCTGGTTTCGGGTCTACGACCACATACTCAATTCGCCCTATTCAGACTCGCTTTCGCTGCGGCTCCGTCTTATCAACTTAACCTTGCATGGGATCGTAACTCGCCGGTTCATTCTACAAAAGGCACGCCATCACCCGTTAACGGGCTCTGACTACTTGTAGGCACACGGTTTCAGGTTCTATTTCACTCCCCTTCCGGGGTGCTTTTCACCTTTCCCTCACGGTACTGGTTCACTATCGGTCACTAGGGAGTATTTAGCCTTGGGAGATGGTCCTCCCAGCTTCCGACGGGATTTCACGTGTCCCGCCGTACTCAGGATCCACTCAAGAGGGAATGAAGTTTCAACTACAGGGTTGTTACCTTCTTTGACGAGCCTTTCCAGACTTCTTCGTCTACTCCATTCCTTTGTAACTCCGTATAGAGTGTCCTACAACCCCAAGAGGCAAGCCTCTTGGTTTGGGCTATATCCCGTTTCGCTCGCCGCTACTCAGGGAATCGCAATTGCTTTCTCTTCCTCCAGGTACTTAGATGTTTCAGTTCCCTGGGTCTGCCTTCCATACTCTATGTATTCAAGTAAGGATATTGTTCCATTACGAACAATGGGTTCCCCCATTCGGAAATCTCTGGATCAAAGCTCACTTACAGCTCCCCAAAGCATATCGGTGTTAGTCCCGTCCTTCGTCGGCTCCTAGTGCCAAGGCATCCACCGTGCGCCCTTCATAACTTAACCGAATTGGTTGTTACATCAGGTTTAAAACCTAAAATGGCGATACTCGGTAATTTCTTGACTATCAATTTATCTTTATCTAGTTTTCAAAGAACAAACACAACTTCTATCTCGTAAGAGATAAAAAATGTTTTGACAGTAATTAAACCATCAAAACTGAACAAAACTTCGACGCATCAAACGTTTTAGTAAATCTTCCTTAGAAAGGAGGTGATCCAGCCGCACCTTCCGATACGGCTACCTTGTTACGACTTCACCCCAATCATCTGTCCCACCTTAGGCGGCTGGCTCCAAAAGGTTACCTCACCGACTTCGGGTGTTACAAACTCTCGTGGTGTGACGGGCGGTGTGTACAAGGCCCGGGAACGTATTCACCGCGGCATGCTGATCCGCGATTACTAGCGATTCCAGCTTCATGTAGGCGAGTTGCAGCCTACAATCCGAACTGAGAACGGTTTTATGGGATTGGCTAAACCTCGCAGTCTCGCTGCCCTTTGTACCGTCCATTGTAGCACGTGTGTAGCCCAGGTCATAAGGGGCATGATGATTTGACGTCATCCCCACCTTCCTCCGGTTTGTCACCGGCAGTCATCTTAGAGTGCCCAACTGAATGCTGGCAACTAAGATCAAGGGTTGCGCTCGTTGCGGGACTTAACCCAACATCTCACGACACGAGCTGACGACAACCATGCACCACCTGTCACTCTGTCCCCCGAAGGGGAAAGCCCTATCTCTAGGGTTGTCAGAGGATGTCAAGACCTGGTAAGGTTCTTCGCGTTGCTTCGAATTAAACCACATGCTCCACCGCTTGTGCGGGCCCCCGTCAATTCCTTTGAGTTTCAGTCTTGCGACCGTACTCCCCAGGCGGAGTGCTTAATGCGTTAGCTGCAGCACTAAGGGGCGGAAACCCCCTAACACTTAGCACTCATCGTTTACGGCGTGGACTACCAGGGTATCTAATCCTGTTTGCTCCCCACGCTTTCGCGCCTCAGTGTCAGTTACAGACCAGAAAGTCGCCTTCGCCACTGGTGTTCCTCCAAATATCTACGCATTTCACCGCTACACTTGGAATTCCACTTTCCTCTTCTGCACTCAAGTTCCCCAGTTTCCAATGACCCTCCACGGTTGAGCCGTGGGCTTTCACATCAGACTTAAGGAACCACCTGCGCGCGCTTTACGCCCAATAATTCCGGACAACGCTTGCCACCTACGTATTACCGCGGCTGCTGGCACGTAGTTAGCCGTGGCTTTCTGGTTAGGTACCGTCAAGGCGCCGCCCTATTCGAACGGCACTTGTTCTTCCCTAACAACAGAGCTTTACGATCCGAAAACCTTCATCACTCACGCGGCGTTGCTCCGTCAGACTTTCGTCCATTGCGGAAGATTCCCTACTGCTGCCTCCCGTAGGAGTCTGGGCCGTGTCTCAGTCCCAGTGTGGCCGATCACCCTCTCAGGTCGGCTACGCATCGTTGCCTTGGTGAGCCGTTACCTCACCAACTAGCTAATGCGCCGCGGGTCCATCTGTAAGTGGTAGCTAAAAGCCACCTTTCAACATTTCCTCATGCGAGGAAATGAGTTATCCGGTATTAGCCCCGGTTTCCCGGAGTTATCCCAGTCTTACAGGCAGGTTACCCACGTGTTACTCACCCGTCCGCCGCTGATATCAGGGAGCAAGCTCCCATCAATCCGCTCGACTTGCATGTATTAGGCACGCCGCCAGCGTTCGTCCTGAGCCAGGATCAAACTCTCCGATAAAAGTTTGAATAGCTCTTTAAAAATAAATCTAGAATTAACGTTGACGTATTGTCTTGTTTTGTTCAGTTTTCAAGGTTCAATGTGTAAGCGCTTCTCTTGAAGCGACCCTTACTATGTTACATGAATGTTAACTTGTTGTCAATAACTTTTTAAAAGAAGTTTTTATCAAGTTTTTCATGTTTGTGTCGCGTTTTGCGGCAACAGATAATACTATACCACCATAAAAACCCTGGCGCAAGAGTTTTTATGATACTTTTTTAACTTCTATATAATATCAGTCAAATGACATTGTTTCCTTTCATTTTTACGTAAAAGAAAGAGCTCCTTTAGTCCCGATTGAGTGTTTGCACCAAATTATTATCTACCATCCTTTTCGATATGATTCAAAAAAAACAGCCAAGGCTGAACCCTCGGCTGTTTTACAAATCTTATTAGTCACGGTGACGCATTAACGGGAATAATAGTACGTCCCTGATGGATGGAGAATTGGTTAACAGCATAACTAACCTGTCGATGCCGATACCCAGGCCACCCGTTGGCGGCATTCCGTACTCAAGAGCCTCGATGAAATCATTATCCATCATATGGGCTTCGTCATTTCCTTCTTCTCTTTCTTTCAATTGCGCCTCAAAGCGTTCTCTTTGATCGATCGGATCATTAAGCTCTGTGAAGGCATTGGCATGTTCACGGCCTACGATGAATAATTCAAAGCGATCCGTAAAGCGCGGGTCTTCATCATTCTTCTTGGCAAGTGGAGAGATTTCCACGGGATGACCATAGATGAAGGTAGGCTGAATCAGCTTATCTTCCACCTTTTGTTCGAAGAATTCATTGACGACGTGACCATATTGCATGTTGTCTTTGATTTCGATGCCGTGTTCTTTGGCAAGGGCACGGGCATCTTCATCGGACATTTCCTGCCAGAAGTCTACACCTGTGTGCTCTTTCACGGCGTCTACCATATGAAGACGAGTCCATTCCGGCTCAAGGTTGATTTCATTGTCAGCGTATTGAACCGTAGTAGATCCGAATACTTCCTTTGCAATATGGGCAACAAGATTTTCAGTCAGAGCCATGATATCACGGTAATCCGCATACGCTTCGTAAAGCTCGATCATCGTGAACTCAGGGTTATGTCTTGTTGAAACTCCCTCGTTACGGAATACACGTCCAATTTCGTATACTTTTTCAAGCCCGCCAACGATCAGGCGTTTTAGATGAAGCTCGATTGCGATACGCATATAAAGAGGCATATCAAGAGCGTTATGGTGTGTATTGAATGGACGGGCAGAAGCCCCGCCTGCGATTGCGTGCATCATTGGTGTTTCTACTTCCAGGTAACCGTTATTGTCAAGGTACCTTCTCATAGATTGAATGATGCGGCTGCGCGCGATGAACGTTTCTTTGCTTTCCTGACTTGTAATCAGGTCCAGATAACGTTGACGATAACGTTGTTCAACGTCCTTTAAACCGTGGAATTTTTCAGGAAGCGGGCGAAGTGCTTTCGTCAGCAGGTGGAATTCTTTCGCTTTAACAGAAAGCTCCCCTACCTTTGTTTTGAATACAGTACCCGTGATCCCTACGATATCACCAAGGTCTGCTGTATTGAAAACCTCATATGCTTCTTCACCGATGGCATCTTTACGAACATAGATTTGAACTTGTCCAGCCAGATCCTGAAGATGGGCGAATCCCGCTTTACCTTTTCCACGCTTCGTCATGATACGGCCTGCGATCGTGACAGTGATATCTTTCTCTTCCAGTTCCTCTTTAGAAAACTCATCGAATTGAGATTTGATATCCGATGAACTGTGTGTGCGATCATATCGTTTACCGAATGGATCCTGTCCCTTTTCACGGATGGCTTCCATCTTTTCGCGTCTGACGCGAAGCTGGTCATTGATTTCTTCGTGACTCATGTGTTTCACTCCTATTCTATCTGCTTGCTTTAGTAGACTAA
The DNA window shown above is from Rossellomorea vietnamensis and carries:
- the lysS gene encoding lysine--tRNA ligase: MKHMSHEEINDQLRVRREKMEAIREKGQDPFGKRYDRTHSSSDIKSQFDEFSKEELEEKDITVTIAGRIMTKRGKGKAGFAHLQDLAGQVQIYVRKDAIGEEAYEVFNTADLGDIVGITGTVFKTKVGELSVKAKEFHLLTKALRPLPEKFHGLKDVEQRYRQRYLDLITSQESKETFIARSRIIQSMRRYLDNNGYLEVETPMMHAIAGGASARPFNTHHNALDMPLYMRIAIELHLKRLIVGGLEKVYEIGRVFRNEGVSTRHNPEFTMIELYEAYADYRDIMALTENLVAHIAKEVFGSTTVQYADNEINLEPEWTRLHMVDAVKEHTGVDFWQEMSDEDARALAKEHGIEIKDNMQYGHVVNEFFEQKVEDKLIQPTFIYGHPVEISPLAKKNDEDPRFTDRFELFIVGREHANAFTELNDPIDQRERFEAQLKEREEGNDEAHMMDNDFIEALEYGMPPTGGLGIGIDRLVMLLTNSPSIRDVLLFPLMRHRD